From Camelina sativa cultivar DH55 chromosome 5, Cs, whole genome shotgun sequence:
ctctctctctatctttctatAAAAACCAACAACAAGTTCCAAGTTTCTCTCTATTACCAAACAAGCTCTCTGTTTCTCAgatcttctctctgtttctttttttttcttcataaaagaGGGTTTTGATTCAACAATTATGGTGAGAATATTTGTTCTCTACAATATACTAAACTCTTTTCTCCTCTCTTTAGTACCAAAGAAGCTACGAActctcttccctctctcttGGTTCGACAAAACTCTCCACAAGAACTCACCACCGTCTCCGCCAACGATGTTACCGTCTCCTTcctcttcgtcgtcgtcgtctgtGCCGACGAAAAGAATAGATCCGTCCGATCTCAAACGGGTTTTCCAGATGTTCGACAAGAACGGCGACGGTCGAATCACAAAAGAAGAGCTCAACGACTCACTTGAGAATCTAGGTATCTACATACCAGACAAAGATCTGACTCAAATGATTCATAAGATTGACGCAAACGGTGATGGATGCGTCGACATAGACGAGTTCGAGTCGTTGTACAGCTCGATTGTGGACGAGCATCAGAACGatggagaaacagaggaagaggataTGAAAGACGCGTTCAACGTGTTTGACCAAGATGGAGACGGGTTTATCACTGTAGAGGAGTTGAAATCTGTGATGGCTTCCTTAGGACTCAAGCAAGGGAAAACCCTAGATGGTTGTAAGAAGATGATTATGCAAGTTGATGCAGATGGTGATGGTAGAGTCAATTACAAGGAGTTTCTTCAGATGATGAAAGGTGGTGGCTTTAGCAGCAGTAATTGATctttaatttagggttttatttgACAGAAGAAAAGAGTGTTTTATTCCAttgattggtttgttttcttgtttctcctCTGTAAATAGTTTCTTTATGATGACGAATCAAAACATCGTTGGTGTATctttgtttttagggtttctatGGGCTTATGTAAGATTCACCTTCTCAACTCATCTGTTTAGTGTTCTTAAATAGATTGTTAACTGTTTCCTTATCAATATAGTATATTGCAGAACCAACCACATTAGTACTAATCTATAACGAAAGTGTTATGTTCATGTCCTGACTCGTGAAACCTGATTAGTATGTAAAACCTTCATGTTCTCTTCTACTCTATTATGGTTACATAGTTTCTCACATTacattacataaacaaataagattCAACCACATCTAGATTACACTAAAACCATTGAAGATTCAACCACAGTAGAGAAAGCTTTACCGAATTCAAAGAATATACAGCAGCAAGCATACATAGTTGGCTTAGACGGCATCTTGTTTACTTCGCAATAGTTCACGCTCTATAGGTTCGAATTCTTTCAAATTGTTCACTACGTTCTCAACTTTCTTGGCTATCTGATCACTATGCTCTTCAACAATCCTTGCAAACGCATCAAGCTGTTCCCTGTATGCTGCACATAACCGCTTCTTGTTTCGCAGCTCTATCGTCAGTTCTTGAATTCTCTTATCCTTTTCGTCCTACAACAACATAATTCACCAAAATGGTCTCTCATACATTTTGTGCTCAAAATACTTTGTGTAAAGGAATGAAGTTAAAGTTAAGAGTTATACACTGACCAGAGTTTGGCGAGCCTCGCGAGGTGAAACAACAAGTGGATGGTTATGTTCTTTGACAAATTTGGTTATAACCCATTTACCAGAACGGTCATACTTAACATGAATCATGGCCTTGCAACCTTCTCTAGTGCTTGGTCTTGGTTTCCTAACTGATCCAAACTTACCACGGATACTAACACAATGACCTTCTTTGTTACAACCAAATCTTCGAGCAAGGATCTTTCCATCCTTCTCGGATCTTCGGCAAGACATTACACGCATTACAAAGCCTAAACGTCTAGAGTAATCATCATAGAACAACTTAGCAGCATCCTCGGATTCAAATTCAATACCTTCACAAGGCTCTATGGCAAAATCATCTGTGTTGTTGTTATAGCTGCTGTTCTTCTTCGTTGCTGCTggatcctcctcctcatcttccACTGCCAACAATACATAAATcacaaagtttgaaaatttatgtAAGCCACTTCACTTGAAAGATCAATTTGAAAACTTTGAAACATGAAAGACGAAAACCAATTGAAAGAATCCGACAAATCGCTCTAATGTTAGCTGAATCAATCAAGAAAACTAAAGATCCAAGGACGAAAACTTTAATTGAAGAAATTGTTCATTTGGAATTTAGGAAATTGAAGAGTAGGATTGAATTAGCTTACTGGATTTGAGTGACGATCAGAGAAGGATCTTCGGCTGCACGAGAGAAGagcacaagagagagagagagatagaggtgACCTAAATTATTCGTTTTAGAATTTGACTGggctaaatagtaaataatggAATATTTCGGGTGGTTTCTGGTaaaattcaaaagtttttttttttctttttttttgggattttttttgttgtctctgatattattaaataattcatACAGTTGTGAATTAGTTTTTTTCAATACTGTTGtgatttatctatatataaataaaataaaataaaaagacaaaactggACTTTCGAGTTTAGTTTTGCAATTAGCAGAACATAATCCGACGATGATGATTTACATAGTTCCCGAGCTACTTGAAGAAATATTTCTTGGATTGCCTTTGAAATCAATACTCAAATTCAAAACTGTTTCAAAACAATGGAGAACAATTCTGGAATCGAAGTTGTTCGTGGAGAGGCGTATGAATgttcagaacaacaacaaccgcCGGAAAATCCTGGCTGTCAATGACCGTAACAAGTCGGGATTCGAAAGTGACGAAGAGATCGATATGGTTTATTTAAACTACTGCGATGATGATGCCACACGACCGTCCTTGACATGCGAGGGTTTGTTCTGTATCCCAGAACCAGGTTGGATCAATGTTTTGAACCTATCGACCAGACAACTCCGGCGATTCCCTTGTACCCCAGATCATCCCGTGCCTTCCTTTAATCTTGAAAGTCAGCTAAGAGGTAATCTGTGTTTATATGCTTTGTATATAAGAGTCTTTAAGTCAGCTAAGAGAGTTGTCTGaacagttaaaaacaaaaattttgcaGACAAACCATACCTCACTTTTTTTTCGGGAAACTGGGCTATGGGATTCGGAAGAGACAAAGTTACGGATTGCTACAAAGTGGTGAGGATGTGTTTTTATCCTGTTGAAGAATGTGAGGTTCTTGATCTTGAAACTGGTGAATGGAGGAAACTAATTAATCCACCTCCTCACAGGGTTGACGTGGGAAGGAAGTCAGTGTGTGTGAATGGGTCAATCTACTGGTTATACTTTTACACTTTCTGGTGTTTCGAATTACTAGCCTTGGATCTACACACACTAGAGTTCCGCAATGTGTCGGTTCCAGGTACGTGGTTCAATCTGGAAATCCACATGGTGAACCTTGAGGGCCGTCTAGCCATAGCCAAAACCAAAAAGGCGCCAGAATGGGAACTAGAAATACTCAGCATGATAGATTCTCAAGGAGATATATGGAGTAAGACTCACTCCATAAAGTTAGCCAGTATCATTATGAACAATCACCCATGTTGGTTCACGCTGGTCACAGTTTCTAAGTTTGGGAATCTTGTCTTTTATGACAATCACAAGAGGTTGTTCAAATATCATCCAGCGAAAGATGAGATTTGCTGTCTCTCCTCAAATATTTCGGTTATATCTCCTTACGTCGAGAATTTGGTACCACTTCCAGGATCAGGACCTAATCCGGAGGACTGGACATCTACTTGCGGATTGTTTTCGAAGCAACCAGAGCTCGGGAAGATCAACTTTCGGTTTTTGTTTACCACTCTAGTTCTAGTTGGTTATTACTATTTTACATAATTCAATTCAAATTGAAGTAGTAAATGGAGTCCTCTCTGTCTCCTTGCATGTGTAACTTGCAGAGCAAGTACGAAGCGTCAAAAATTTATCTCTGTTTACAGATTTTGACTAGGGGGCAAAAAAACTGGTTGTGATATCGTCAAGATTTACGGATTAACATTTTACATTATCTAGTTAAGGTTGGACAACCAAAACCGgccaatgattttttttttttttgcttactcGTCTTCTCTATGAAATCCTtcatctcaaaaaaaaaaaaaaaaacaaacggttattcaatcattgactAAAATTTAACACAAAACTTCATAATTTGTTTACTGACGACAATGAATCGAAAGATTATACATTCACAGCACACATACACGTCTATATAATCTACATACCCTGATACTCTACACACCTACAGTGTTACAGGGATTCTCATGCTAAAGTTTTACATCATTAAtcatgaaacaaatatatattaatataaagcAAGTGACTATGATCACGAACAATCAGATGAATAAAATACAAAGTATCGCTAAGGATTATAATTCAGAAATCAGAATACcggtttacaaacaaaacaatatgtTTGACCAAGCCAAATAatagaataattaataaaattccaCTATACATATATTCGTTGATGATGTATTAGTGACAACACAAAGATCTCATGATGTGGTAATTTAATAATCATCGAACAAAGCAATTGAAATAATAACTCATACTGTACTAATTAAGACCAGTGTATACGATTCGGTAATAGCAAAAACAATAAAGTAAGTTATTATTTTGAAGCGTTGGTTAAACTTTGTAGTTAGGTACAGCTAACTAAGTGCATTATCAATAGTTAGTAATTAGTTGGCATTTTTCCTTTTCACTTATCAgagtaattttgaaaatcaaaagttATCCAACCATCAATGTAAGACTATCCTCTTCTAGCAATAAAGAcaagtttgtttgttgcttcgcctctttttttttttttttttgttacacatCCCCATCATTAGTTGTTAACAAGATGGTTTCTTCTTACTTTTACCTTCAAGCGGATTCCGAAAGTGCTTATAAAGATGGAGTCATTTGTCATTGTGATTTTCGTATTGAAGTCAACGTTCTTGTTCTTTCTAATTACTCTTGGTATGCTTCTTATTTCTTCCTAGTGTGTCCTCTTCAATTTTCCGCATGAGATTGCTTTCGTCCTCAATCTTGGGTTTGGTTTCGTTTTATTTCCTTCGGTTGTTTGATTATTGCCTTGAACTGGTAAATTCAGTTAATTTTTGGGTTCAAATTTTGGTAAATTGGATTGAGATGATAGTTCTAGGGGTTGATGCTGTTTTTGTTTACATGATATTACAAGTCCCACTTGCTTCTTAATATGCTCCGTAAAActaaaattgatatatatatatattatataaaatttagttttcaaagCTAGTAATTTATATAGTCGCGACATGTATcagtatatcgataatattttaacttaaaaagaaatttcatttaataattgttagaaaaatttaaaaaatcctaaaataaaaggattacaattaatatttttaaaaagtatataaaatcaaaaataatctat
This genomic window contains:
- the LOC104788798 gene encoding F-box/kelch-repeat protein At2g43270-like, with protein sequence MMIYIVPELLEEIFLGLPLKSILKFKTVSKQWRTILESKLFVERRMNVQNNNNRRKILAVNDRNKSGFESDEEIDMVYLNYCDDDATRPSLTCEGLFCIPEPGWINVLNLSTRQLRRFPCTPDHPVPSFNLESQLRDKPYLTFFSGNWAMGFGRDKVTDCYKVVRMCFYPVEECEVLDLETGEWRKLINPPPHRVDVGRKSVCVNGSIYWLYFYTFWCFELLALDLHTLEFRNVSVPGTWFNLEIHMVNLEGRLAIAKTKKAPEWELEILSMIDSQGDIWSKTHSIKLASIIMNNHPCWFTLVTVSKFGNLVFYDNHKRLFKYHPAKDEICCLSSNISVISPYVENLVPLPGSGPNPEDWTSTCGLFSKQPELGKINFRFLFTTLVLVGYYYFT
- the LOC104785026 gene encoding calmodulin-like protein 5, translating into MVRIFVLYNILNSFLLSLVPKKLRTLFPLSWFDKTLHKNSPPSPPTMLPSPSSSSSSSVPTKRIDPSDLKRVFQMFDKNGDGRITKEELNDSLENLGIYIPDKDLTQMIHKIDANGDGCVDIDEFESLYSSIVDEHQNDGETEEEDMKDAFNVFDQDGDGFITVEELKSVMASLGLKQGKTLDGCKKMIMQVDADGDGRVNYKEFLQMMKGGGFSSSN
- the LOC104785027 gene encoding protein FAR1-RELATED SEQUENCE 5: MEDEEEDPAATKKNSSYNNNTDDFAIEPCEGIEFESEDAAKLFYDDYSRRLGFVMRVMSCRRSEKDGKILARRFGCNKEGHCVSIRGKFGSVRKPRPSTREGCKAMIHVKYDRSGKWVITKFVKEHNHPLVVSPREARQTLDEKDKRIQELTIELRNKKRLCAAYREQLDAFARIVEEHSDQIAKKVENVVNNLKEFEPIERELLRSKQDAV